From the Hevea brasiliensis isolate MT/VB/25A 57/8 chromosome 13, ASM3005281v1, whole genome shotgun sequence genome, the window TGGATTGAACCAAAGGACAGGCATGAAACTTTTCACTTCGGATCAACCCAAAAGGATCACCACAGGTCTTTATCTATTGGGGTATAAAATATATTTGGCGAGGCTTTCCTTGGCCCTTGAAAAGTTATATAGATATATCCAATGTTAGTTTTGTCAACAATCAAAATGAGACATATATGACCTACTCTGTTTCTGATGCTTCTGTTATCCTAAGGGTAATGTTGGACTATTCAGGACTAGTTAAGAATCTAATTTGGCATGAAAAAGATGGCAAATGGAATGAATTCTGGTCGGTACCAAAATCTCCGTGTGATCCATATGGGCGTTGTGGTACCTATGGAATATGTGATCCTCACTTTTTTAGTCGAAGATTTGAATGTGATTGTTTACCGGGGTATGAACCCAAGTCCCCAAGTGAATGGAATATTCTAAAAGATGCATCAGGCGGGTGTGTCAGGAAGCGACTAGAGTCTACCTCATCATGTGGCCATGGAGACGGATTTGTGAAAGTGGCAAATGTTAAAGTACCTGACACTTCAGCAGCAGTTTGGGTGAGCACGAATATGAGTCCAAGGGACTGTGAAAAGAATATCATGAGGAATTGTTCATGCTCTGCATATGCAAGCATAGATATTGCTGAGAAGGAGACTGGCTGTTTGACATGGTATGGCAAATTAATGGACACTGTACATAATAGGGAAGAGGGATATGATATTTATGTTCGTGTTGATGCAATTCAAAAGTCGTAGTCTTGTTGTGGAATTTTGTTATTCATTAATTGAAAATATACATTTCCAAGTCCCCACGCAAAAAGTACATTAATTGAGGACAAATTTTGTTTCTGCAGTCTTTTCTTTTAGTCCTCCATTTCACACTTTCGTCCTGCAGAGATGGCATGACCATAAACAAGCCTATTCAAGATGGTAAGCTTTTAATCATGTAGGAACTTTCTGGTTATGGTTGCTATAGAGAATGAAATTTCTATATAACTTAATGCTTAATTTGATCTATGTACTTATTGGGGATGCTCATTTTAGTCAATTTTTAACTTTTAGTCCAAATTAATgcaaaagtttcaattttaattcaatttaaatcaaaaatcataaaaatgaaatttaacttCTTAATTTTGGGGCTAAATTAAGAAATCTAGATATTTAGtcataaaattaagaaattaaacttcTAAATTTTTTATCTAAATCAAGAAATCCATAAATTTAGTgtagaaattttaattttgggTTAATTGGGGCTTAAATTAGAACTTTTGAGTTAATTTGACAAAAGGTTAAAAATTGACTAAGTTGAATATCCTCAATAAATTTAGGGTTGAAATTAAACATTTAACCATTTTGATTTTGGTTAATTGATAAGTCTCCTGTGGAAATATGGATAGACCTTATGGTGTCAGATTTCAAGATATTTATATCAGGAATTTCTAGAGCAATAAAAATCTTAAAGCAAAATTGTTTTCTTTGGAGATTAGAggaggataaattttgacaactgtccctgaacttatctaattataatattatagtctctcattttaaaaatataacataaaatcccatcaactttcaaattttgcacagtaaaaatccctctaacctccaattactagtttttcagttagacgctaacCTAGATAGTTCCAGCATAGAGTTTAgt encodes:
- the LOC131172094 gene encoding G-type lectin S-receptor-like serine/threonine-protein kinase RKS1; translated protein: MTYSVSDASVILRVMLDYSGLVKNLIWHEKDGKWNEFWSVPKSPCDPYGRCGTYGICDPHFFSRRFECDCLPGYEPKSPSEWNILKDASGGCVRKRLESTSSCGHGDGFVKVANVKVPDTSAAVWVSTNMSPRDCEKNIMRNCSCSAYASIDIAEKETGCLTWYGKLMDTVHNREEGYDIYVRVDAIQKS